From the genome of Mixophyes fleayi isolate aMixFle1 chromosome 2, aMixFle1.hap1, whole genome shotgun sequence, one region includes:
- the LRRC32 gene encoding transforming growth factor beta activator LRRC32, protein MLLYLILLLALVNEGSSNYRPLEESPCVTIKMVASCQNQSLQRIPLALHPGIKTLNLSNNHLHNITKNPLSFYSLTEILDLGNNKISFIQPDTFKDMVNLKEINLSNNYLDRYAYYSLQSIGLLPNVQKLDLSGNSLYTDMTGYFLENAPHLRYLSLSENSITMISPETFLGTPLLEEVDLRNNIIMDIEEGSFEHLSHLTKINLVMNSITCISEFNLRQLHSLNLSKNSIQTFHTSESEEEYNLKYVDLSDNKLGHFPVFPSVNNIISLNLSMNLIRFRENTSHEELEWMEEEGVRNTGMVSLLTLIHLDLSYNNINFIPEDFFATMPMLQFLNLSKNCLEFISFADPIKLNSLEYLDLSANSLQNISLASDSLWSLRALYLQNNQLQVVDSRVFQGLSSIATLHLQNNNVALCGMNFEEANHGPEKDGCICFFNIPTLQHLNLRENMLEAIPQNAFYGTPLTFLDFSMNLGLTVRPNALKGLESSLEVLHIEDNSLIQLNVDLPLLVQLRYLNLSGNQLTWLPTWNTNCHLETLDLSNNSFSNLKDSNIPALENTLKTLSLHGNPLGCCANSWVIHMARRNTVTITSLDVTTCQNSSGQKEEILLRQNTSDNCEKEDLKNMNTVIILTVVLAILVTAGGVVSLGCYCKNKVNQQFKT, encoded by the exons ATGCTCCTTTATCTCATACTATTACTGGCATTGGTTAATGAAGGATCCTCAAACTACCGCCCCTTAGAGGAATCGCCTTGTGTAACG ATAAAGATGGTGGCATCCTGCCAGAACCAATCCTTGCAACGGATTCCACTGGCTCTTCACCCGGGCATCAAGACACTCAATCTGTCTAATAACCACCTTCACAACATCACCAAGAACCCATTGTCCTTCTACTCCTTGACTGAGATCCTTGATCTAGGCAACAACAAAATAAGCTTTATCCAGCCTGATACCTTCAAAGACATGGTCAACTTAAAGGAAATTAATCTTTCCAACAACTACTTAGATAGATATGCTTATTATAGCTTACAGAGCATAGGACTTTTACCCAATGTGCAAAAGTTGGATCTATCAGGAAACAGCTTGTACACAGATATGACTGGATACTTTTTAGAAAATGCCCCCCACCTTCGCTATCTCTCGCTGTCAGAAAACAGCATTACCATGATTTCTCCAGAAACGTTTTTGGGCACCCCACTTTTAGAAGAGGTGGATCTTCGTAATAATATTATCATGGACATCGAGGAAGGCTCTTTCGAGCACCTTAGTCATCTCACCAAAATTAACCTGGTCATGAATTCCATCACATGCATATCAGAATTTAACCTACGACAGCTCCACAGCCTTAATCTCAGTAAAAATAGTATACAAACGTTCCACACATCGGAATCAGAAGAAGAATACAATCTAAAATATGTTGACCTAAGTGACAATAAGCTTGGGCATTTCCCCGTTTTTCCAAGCGTCAACAACATAATTTCCTTGAACTTGTCTATGAATCTCATAAGGTTTAGAGAAAACACATCTCATGAAGAACTCGAGTGGATGGAAGAGGAAGGTGTAAGAAACACGGGCATGGTTAGTTTGCTAACACTCATCCATCTAGACTTAAGTTACAATAACATAAACTTCATACCTGAGGATTTCTTTGCTACAATGCCAATGCTTCAATTTTTAAACCTGAGTAAAAATTGCCTTGAATTTATTTCATTTGCAGACCCTATTAAACTCAACTCACTGGAATACCTTGATTTAAGTGCTAATTCTTTACAGAACATATCACTGGCTTCAGACTCTCTGTGGTCTTTAAGAGCACTTTACTTACAAAATAACCAACTGCAGGTGGTTGATTCGAGAGTCTTTCAAGGTCTCTCCAGCATTGCCACTCTTCACCTTCAAAACAATAATGTTGCTTTGTGTGGTATGAATTTCGAAGAAGCAAACCATGGACCAGAGAAAGAcggatgtatttgtttttttaacattccaACTTTACAACATTTAAACCTCAGAGAGAACATGTTAGAAGCAATACCGCAGAATGCGTTTTATGGAACACCGTTGACTTTTCTTGATTTCTCCATGAACCTTGGTCTTACAGTAAGACCAAATGCATTAAAGGGGTTGGAAAGTTCTCTAGAAGTTCTACATATAGAAGACAATTCTCTTATTCAGTTGAATGTTGATCTGCCTCTTTTAGTCCAACTCAGATATTTAAATCTCTCTGGTAACCAATTGACGTGGCTGCCTACATGGAACACAAATTGTCATCTGGAGACCCTGGACTTGAGCAACAACAGCTTCAGCAATCTGAAAGACAGCAACATCCCAGCCTTAGAAAACACTTTAAAAACTCTATCCTTACACGGAAACCCACTCGGCTGTTGTGCAAACTCCTGGGTTATCCACATGGCCAGGAGGAATACAGTCACCATCACATCTCTGGACGTCACCACATGCCAGAACTCGAGTGGTCAAAAAGAGGAGATACTTTTACGTCAAAACACTTCGGACAATTGTGAGAAAGAGGATTTGAAAAACATGAACACAGTCATTATTTTAACAGTTGTGTTGGCTATTCTAGTGACTGCAGGGGGAGTTGTCTCTTTGGGTTGTTACTGCAAAAACAAAGTTAACCAACAATTTAAGACTTAA